CCGGCCATTCTCGAGAGGCTGGCCATGTCTGGCGATGGTGCTGTGGTGCAACAGGCCGGCGCCAATGCCAATATGCCGCTGGCGGCTTTGGAAGGAATCGCGGCAGGGCCGCTGACTTACGAGCGGGTTGCAGGGCTGGCTGGTAATCAAAAAATCTCGCGCGCCATCATGGAAAAATTGATAGCGGCGGCGATGAACGATAGTAATGCTGCCGATCCCGTACGTCAGGGCTTATATAAAACCTATGTTTTGTCAGCGCTCGCGGCCAATGCGGCGCTTCCGCAGGATCTTTTCGATCGCGTGGCTGCTACTGATTCACCCACGCATTTCCTAGTACTGGCGGTGATCAATTCACCTCGTGTCAATTGCCTGCAAATGTCCGGGCTGCTCGCTTCTACACCTGCACTGGAGAATGCCAGTCTATACAATTCCATCCTGAGTAAAATGACCGGGAAAAATTGCTTCGTTGAGAACTAGCGCCTAAAAACAGCCAGTAAACGAGTAAACTGCCAAGGTTGATCTGCGTATACGAATTCGGCATCTGACGCGGGCATCGCTTGAAAAACTGAAAGGAGTGAGAGTGTGATGGACAAAATTATCTATGGCGCCGCGGCGATACTCATGATCGCCGCGATCGCTTACGGCGGATCGTGGCTGTATCAATTTTTACTGGAGCTGTTTAAGAAAACCGTGTAGCAAGTACATTTGCAAACACTGCGATCCGGGATGCATCGGCAGATAGAGCTAAGTCATTTTCTGCTAAATCTAACGGTACGCAATTTCTAAGCGGCTGGATTGGCGCATTGGCGGGGATGTGCGTTTTTTTCAACGCTGGTTTGACAGCCTTTCCACTCCTCAGTACACTCAAACCCAATGAGCGGCAACTTCTGTCACTCACTTCAAATCTAGCAAAAAGGCAAATTCCATGGATATCAACGCTATTCCTGTAGGCGGAAATGTGCCTAACGATGTCAACGTTATCGTCGAAGTACCGACCGGTGGTGAACCTGTCAAATATGAGTTTGATAAAAAATCCGGTGCATTATTTGTGGATCGGATCCTGCATACGCCCATGCGATATCCGGCCAATTACGGTTTTGTTCCGCACACCTTGTGCGATGATGGTGATCCGCTCGATGCATTGGTGATCGCCCGTTCGCCATTTCTCGCCGGTTGTGTGGTGCGCGCCCGTCCGATTGCATTACTGCATCTCGAGGATGAGCATGGCGGTGATGAAAAACTGATCTGTGTGCCGGATAATAAAACTTTCCCGTATTACGCTCATGTGTGTGAACGCGACGATCTGCCCGATATTGTGTTTCAGCAGATTGAGCATTTCTTTACCCATTACAAAGATCTCGAGCCGGAAAAATGGGTGCGTGTAGGCCGCTGGGGTGATTCCGCCGAAGCGCGTGACATGGTGATGCGCGCTATCGACATGGCGAAAGCCGCAGATTGAACACTGGTGAGCCCGGAGCAAAAGTACGGGTCGCACGGCAAAAGTAATGGACTAAGCGAATACTTATCCGGCAACGCAAAATATGCGTTGCCTTGTTTCGTTCCATTACTCAGTTCATCGTCAGATTAAGCTTATTGCTATCCTTGATAGCAAAATCAGCCAGACAATAAAACCCGGCAGGTTGTGAAGACGCAAGAAATCGCAAACCAATGCTGCGGATAAATTGCCGGAACAGATGATTTACCCTCAAATCGAACGGACTAAACGGTTCATCGGCCTAGGAGTTATTCATGTTTGATGCCGCAATTGACACCATTGTCATGCGTCCCTATGTATTTACTTTTTTTGCGGCATTTCTGCTGGCCTGTGTGCCGCATTTAGGCTGGCGCAAGACGCTGACTTTTACACTGGCCGGATACTTGATCGCGTTCACCTCAGAGAAACTCTCGATTACCACGGGATTTCCTTACGGCTGGTACTACTACATCGACGACACCAGCCATCAGGAGTTGTGGGTTTGGGGGGTGCCTTTCTTCGATTCACTCTCTTACGTTTTCCTGACTTATTGCAGCTACACGACAGCATTGTTTATTTTGTCACCGCTGGCGACTAAAGGTGCCGATCTGATCACGCTGGAGACGCGTGCTATCCGGCATTCATGGGCAGCGCTGGTATTGGGCGCTTTTTTGCAAACATTCCTGGATATCATCATCGATCCGGTGGCATTGCAGGGAAACCGCTGGTTTCTCGGGCAAATTTATGGTTACTACGAAGCAGGATTGCATTTTGGCGTGCCGATTTCAAACTACCTCGGCTGGCTGCTGACTAGTTTTCTATTAGTGGCCGCTTTGCAGCAAATTGATCGCAAGCGGGACGGGAAAACACCGCGCGGGATTTTTGCCATGCCGCTCCGCTCTTTATTGGGACCGGTTTTGTATCTGTCGGTACTGATCTTTAACTGGATAGTCACATTGTGGATCGGTGAGTATCTGATCGCGCTGACCGGTATATTGATTTTTACCCTGCCGATCGTCATGGTAATCGTTTTGGCTGCTGTGCGGGTCAATCGCTACCGTGCGGAAGAGTTAAAGGAGCATTTGGAAAACTATCCTTGGTCACCGCTGAATAAGTCATGAAAATGGCATACCGGGCGCCGGTACGGTGCAAATTTCACGGTAACCGTGGTTTGGCTTGTCAAGCAACGCATACTTAGGCACTATGATAGCGGTGTTAGATTAACCAGGAAGTTAGGTTTATCCATTGATTAACCGGGTTATATCCATCAGGAGATGACAAATGATGAACATTGATCGAAGAATACCGGGATTCGGCCTATTTTTAGTTTCTGTTTGTCTCGCGATGACGCTGGCGTTATCCAGTTGTACTGTTAAACTGGTCAGCGGTTATGACGAGACGACCGATAGGGCGGTGACTGATTTACAGCGCAAAACGGAAGCGCATCTGGTGACACTTGAGTCGGTAGAAGGTTTGCCCGAGTGCACATACGAAAATCATAAGCAATTTTATGATGAAGCCAAGGTGGACATTAGCGCGATTACCGTCCGTGCTGCGGCGATTCCGAGAAATGACATCACCACGCAAGAATCGCAATTGCTGGCCAGTCAGTTGGATAATCTCGAAAAGCTTCATAAGATCGAATGCTTATCCAAGGATCAAATCACGCTCGTGCGCACGCATTTCAATACCAGTTTTACGGCAATTCTGAAGCTCGAGCTTGCGAAACGGCGTGGCGAGTAATTGTTGCGCAACGATTGATATCTATCTGAGGAGAATATGATGAGCCTGGATGCGGTTAAATTGGGGAAAGACATACTCGCTGCGTTGAATGGCAGCCTTGCGGAGAAATGGCCCGATGTTAAAGATTATGGTGAAGCCGAAGCGAAAAAACTCGCGCAGACATTGGTGATGATCGGAACGCTCAAAGCCACCGGGAAAATCAATAAGGAACAGGCTGAGTTACATCTGGAAATGCAAAAGAATGCGACGCGCATGGTACTGATGACCATCGAAGGATTAGGTGTTCTGTCCGCCGAGGCGGCCATCAATTCGGCGCTGAATGCCGTGAAGGATAATGTGAATAAGGAAATTGGCTTTACGTTACTTTAACAAGCCGCCCTATAAAAAAGATCACCCCTGGTTTCTCCGGGGTGATCTGTCCATTGCAAAGTCCACGTCACGGTTATACCGCTGGCATAGAACTCGGGAAAATGATCAATTACGAATTGCTTTGTGAGGGATGTTTTCTGCGATACACAGAAGCACCCACCAAACCAAGCCCGACCATAAGCATCGTGTAGGATTCGGGTTCCGGCACCGCAATCATCACGGTACGATCATCGCCGTTAAAAGGATGTTGTACATTCACATAAGCGATGTTCGGGTTGAATTTGTCAAAATAAAGCCCGGTTGGTTCTGCGCCCGAAGTTGACAGGGAAGCCCAACGGCCGACCGATTCGGCGATACCGTCGTTATTCGCATCTTGAGCAAACCAGATATCGGCGGAGCCGCCCGGCTGGTCTTCAACGATGTAGATATTGCCTTTGGCATCGATAGCCAAATTATCCGGATTCTTGAATACGCTGCCGACACCCAAACCGGTGGCTTGGTCCAGCGTGGCAGTATTGACAAACAGACTAGCGTTATTGCTGGCGAGATTGAAGGAATACACTTCATCCGTCGTGGTAGTGGCTACGTAGAGGATCTGATCGCCGTTTGCCAATGTTTTGATTTCCAGATCTTCCGGGCGTTGATAATCGGTTGAAAGCACATTGTTGGCGGATAAACGGCCATCGATGGTGCCGTCGGCGTTGAGTACGGAGACTCCGGGCAGTGCGCCGCCGCTGGCATCGGTGATCGGCGCCCAGGTGATGGCACCGGTTGCATTGGCATTGTTACCGCCGTTAACCAGCATCACGAAGGTTTGTCCGGCGGCAAAATAATCGTCGCCATTGGAGGCATGCGGATTTGCCGACACATACTTGTAGATACCGCCACCGTTCACTTCATCAATGAAGTACAAGCTGTTGTCTTTATCAAACGCTAAACCTTCGTGCGACACGCGTGGAAGAACGCTGCGCTGCACAAAATTGGAATCACTTGAGCCGGTTGCGGTGACTGGGTTGGTCAATTCAAATAGACGCCCTTTGCTGCTACCGGTGCCCCATGATTCCTCGGCGGTTAAGTAGCCACCCCAGGGAGTCCAAAGGGAAGCGTCGCCGGAAACGAAGTTTTGTGTGCCGGATGCGACCAGCGTCACGGTACGGGCATTGTAATCGGCATTCCACAAATCGATACGTTGCACGCCAGCGGATCCGGTTTCAAACGGCATGAACAAATAACGGCCCGCATCCGCGCCGGATTCGTTGGCCGTAATCATGTCCCAATTGCCGCTATTATCGATTCCTTGGCTTAATTGATTGGCGCGATTGGCAATGGAGGTCTGGCTCCAGCTTGGATTTGCGAGTAGAAATGGGCTGGATTCCGCTAATGAGCCGCCGGGAACACTGCCAGGTAAAGCAGTAAAACTATCAAAACCGGTGCTGGCGGCAACGGCTTGCGGTGCTCCGGATACCATCATGAGTGCTCCGGAAACGACAGTAGCGAGTATTCTTTGTTTGTACATTGTATTCTCCCGAAATAATCTAAAAAATTCTTTAATCCAATGATAAGTACAGGCAATCTGGCTATCTGCGTTGCAGATCCTGGATTTTCCGGTCCCCGATTCACACCGGGTATAGCTTTACAGTACGCGATGGATTATAAGAACGGGATGTGACGTGCCTATTGCAGGACTATTACTGGATCGGTTGGGAATTATTGAGTGCTGGAATAGCTCTGTGGAGACTTCCGGTTGTCATAGGCTAATATGGAAAAATGCGATAATTTTATTTGGATCGTTTAAGTGTGTGGCTTCGCAAAACAATAGCGCACGCTTCGGATTAACAGTAATGAAAGGAGAATCAATGAAGTTGTTAGTTTTGCCATTCCTGGCGATTGCATTGCTGGGCTGTACTGCGATCACAGCCGGTCATCAGCGTCCTGCGCTTGATGTCAAACTGATCGGGGTATGGACAGGTGAATACCTGGAAGAAGGCGGTACGTTAAAACGTTGGACGCAAACGAGAAATGCCGATGGCACCTATACCATCGAGTTCAGTTTCATGGAGAAGGATGATACGGCGCAGAGTTTTAGCGAATCCGGCCGCTGGTGGATCAAGGATGGTTTATTCCATGAGATTGCGTTACCGGAAAAAGGGCATCCCGATAAATACCGCTATTCCTTTAAAAAGAAGGATTGTGTCAGTTTCGTACTGGTTGAAAGCGAAGGATTTGCGGAAGAGGAAGACAGTTATGTATTCAGCGAATGCCTGGAAGCGGACTCACCACCGGCAAATTTTGGTAAGTCCATTTAGTTTTTAAGAAAACTTTTTCTTTGTAAACTGTAGTGATTGTTTTCTGCCACTGCATTTTCTGCTGAGAATGGACAGTGGCAGAAATAGTGAAGCGATTAGCGCATGTGCGCTTCGACAAAAGTGGTTTCGCGGTTGAAATCATCCCAGATGTTGGCTGGTTTGACAAAAGGCGTTGTCGGTACCAGGAAGGTTGCAATATCGAACGCTCCGCTCAGTGAGCGGCCTACCGCATTGGCGATACCGGTTAGAAAACCGACGGTCATGCCGTGAACGACGCCATCCCGGTTGCCAACGATTGTGATTGTTTTCGGTATTTCAACAACCCCGGTCACCGCGTTTGCAAGGCCATTTCCCAGTTTTTCTACAACTTTGTCAGGATACTGGTCAGCCAATACTAATTGAGGGGCTGCTAAAAGCATCGTGCAGACGATTAATAGTGCTTGAATCGTTCTTTTCATGGTCAATCCTATCGAGTAATTAATTAAATTTTCATTCTATCGAAATGCCGGGTAATTTTTCTACTTGCCATCCCCTGGTTTGGCAGGTTGTTTCAGAATGCCCAGGATTCCTTCAACATCGCGCTCGATCCGGCTTTCCGCATGTCCTAGGTTTTGCAGTTCCGTTCTGATTCTGTAGGCAATTTCCAGCGCGAGCAAATCCATGGTGTTTTTGTCACCTTTCTGCGATGCCGCTTGATACTCTACTTGGAACCGGTCGATCGCGTTCAGTATGGTATCGTTCTTGATATTCAAACTGGCCAGGATGGAATCCAATTCATATTTCAGATTACCGGATAATGCAGGTTGCGCCAGCTGAGGCCCTTGTTCCGGTTCATAAGGCATATATTTAGGCATCAAGACCGAGAACATGAACAGCGCTACACCCGATCCCACAGTGGTTGCTACAAACTGCCAGATTTTATATTCCTTTCCTCGCAGTTTTATGGTGCTGGTCCGTTTCACACCAAACCAGGCTTGAACGATTATTCCAATTAAAAACAGAATGGCACCAAATGCCATGATAATAGGTACAAGCGGATGCACAGTTTTACTCCTATGTTCTTATCTTAAGGTTCAAATGCAATGGGTAAAAAAACTAATTGTGAGTTTCTATCCTGAATCGCCGGTTACTCATGCAACAGCGATCGTTTTCAACACATATTCTAACGTAATATGATACTGAGTGATGGGTTGTTTGATAAGCAATGATCTATCCATTTGAACACGAATTCATGCCAATCCCGCTGTAAACTTTTCTCACCGTAATAAAGCTCTGGGTATTGATGACCCGCAATGTTATACCGGTTATCGAGATCAATGCGCGAATCAAAGCGAGAAATTATCGCGGTGGCGGCGGCGGGGGATTACCCGGGGGCGGAGGCGGTGGAGTAAAATTAGATGACGCAGGTACCGTGCCGCCGCCGGTATGTGCGGGCGGACCGCCGCTGATTCGGCCGGATACCGGAACGCGATGCCCTTTGGCATACATGCATTGAATATAGCCCATGTCATAGCGCTGCTGATTGACGTATGCGGAAGTGCTGGCCGTGCCCGAACCGGCCAGTCCGCCGGCTAGCAAACCGGTACCCGCGCCGATCGCCGCGCCTCCACCGCCTGCGATGGCGGCGCCTGCCGCCGCGCCAAGTCCGGCACCGATCGCTGCACTTTCCACACCACTGGCTTGTGCCGATTGCCGTGGCGTTATACCGCCGACTTGCTCATAGGCATAGCGGCGGCATGCGTAATCGTCATAGCGGAACTGCTCGAAGCTTTTACCGGAACCCGGCAAGGTCATGACGCTGGGACCGGTCGGTAAACTGACGCAAGCTCCCAGCATGCAGGAAGCTATCGACGGTATGATCAGTTGTTTGATTGCTTTCATGGTGCTTTCACTCCATTATCGTGCCTACGGGTTCAGGGGCTGCGCGCCGCCAAGCGGTGGTATTTTTCGCTCTGTGGATTCGTATAATTCTTTCAGACAAAGTTCAATGCAAAGCAATTATCCCTGTCAAAGATTAGCAGAAAAAAGGTATCATATAGGATGCAAAATTTTAATAGTGATATATATTTTAGGAGAAAATAAGAATGTCGCAAAAACACCCGGTTATCGCCGTTACCGGATCATCAGGTGCAGGCACCTCAACGGTTAAAACCAGTTTTGAACATATTTTCCGCCGTGAGAAACTCAGTGCGGTGGTGATCGAGGGTGACAGTTTTCATCGCTACGATCGTGAAGCAATGAAACAAGCCGTAGCCGAATCAGAAAAAAACGC
The DNA window shown above is from Nitrosomonas sp. Is35 and carries:
- the ppa gene encoding inorganic diphosphatase; the protein is MDINAIPVGGNVPNDVNVIVEVPTGGEPVKYEFDKKSGALFVDRILHTPMRYPANYGFVPHTLCDDGDPLDALVIARSPFLAGCVVRARPIALLHLEDEHGGDEKLICVPDNKTFPYYAHVCERDDLPDIVFQQIEHFFTHYKDLEPEKWVRVGRWGDSAEARDMVMRAIDMAKAAD
- a CDS encoding carotenoid biosynthesis protein is translated as MFDAAIDTIVMRPYVFTFFAAFLLACVPHLGWRKTLTFTLAGYLIAFTSEKLSITTGFPYGWYYYIDDTSHQELWVWGVPFFDSLSYVFLTYCSYTTALFILSPLATKGADLITLETRAIRHSWAALVLGAFLQTFLDIIIDPVALQGNRWFLGQIYGYYEAGLHFGVPISNYLGWLLTSFLLVAALQQIDRKRDGKTPRGIFAMPLRSLLGPVLYLSVLIFNWIVTLWIGEYLIALTGILIFTLPIVMVIVLAAVRVNRYRAEELKEHLENYPWSPLNKS
- a CDS encoding alkaline phosphatase PhoX encodes the protein MYKQRILATVVSGALMMVSGAPQAVAASTGFDSFTALPGSVPGGSLAESSPFLLANPSWSQTSIANRANQLSQGIDNSGNWDMITANESGADAGRYLFMPFETGSAGVQRIDLWNADYNARTVTLVASGTQNFVSGDASLWTPWGGYLTAEESWGTGSSKGRLFELTNPVTATGSSDSNFVQRSVLPRVSHEGLAFDKDNSLYFIDEVNGGGIYKYVSANPHASNGDDYFAAGQTFVMLVNGGNNANATGAITWAPITDASGGALPGVSVLNADGTIDGRLSANNVLSTDYQRPEDLEIKTLANGDQILYVATTTTDEVYSFNLASNNASLFVNTATLDQATGLGVGSVFKNPDNLAIDAKGNIYIVEDQPGGSADIWFAQDANNDGIAESVGRWASLSTSGAEPTGLYFDKFNPNIAYVNVQHPFNGDDRTVMIAVPEPESYTMLMVGLGLVGASVYRRKHPSQSNS
- a CDS encoding exosortase system-associated protein, TIGR04073 family; amino-acid sequence: MKRTIQALLIVCTMLLAAPQLVLADQYPDKVVEKLGNGLANAVTGVVEIPKTITIVGNRDGVVHGMTVGFLTGIANAVGRSLSGAFDIATFLVPTTPFVKPANIWDDFNRETTFVEAHMR